A genomic stretch from Narcine bancroftii isolate sNarBan1 chromosome 9, sNarBan1.hap1, whole genome shotgun sequence includes:
- the LOC138742933 gene encoding beta-glucanase-like: SSSSRPASSSSRPASSSSRPPASSPASSSSRPASSSSRPASSSSRPGSRRVTTLSSTSHRNLQQHVPKRSPLQVLTRAEPA; this comes from the exons agctcctcctcccgccccgccagctcctcctcccgccccgccagctcctcctcccgcccccccgccagctcc CCCGCCAGCTCCTCCTCCCGCCCCGCCAGCTCCTCCTCCCGCCCCGCCAGCTCCTCCTCCCGCCCC GGCAGtcggagagtcaccactttgtccagcacatcTCACCGAAACCTACAGCAACATGTTCCTAAGCGTTCtcctctccaagtactgaccagggcTGAACCCGCTTAG